In one window of Deltaproteobacteria bacterium DNA:
- the secD gene encoding protein translocase subunit SecD — MRMGLVAALMVLAAVLLVPTYFGGKPEGWPDFLPGPIRLGLDLQGGTHLVYTVDVDKAISNHLERAAEDLKNEAKSEQIGLSSVTTQGGMVTAQLSDPAKRDALEKVISERFPNLSLVTEGDSSAVRTKMTPASIREIRDGALDQSLEIIRNRVDQFGVAEPIVQRQGAQDILVQLPGIQDPERAKALIGKTAALEFKLVAKDGDSANPGLITVAGRELDRATGRVTRTEYKLEPRTLMGGDIISNARPRPATQLDAPYVEVDLNARGAKIFEDVTGANVGRRLAIMLDGVVQSAPVIQERIGGGRARITGSFDFKEARDLALVLRTGALPAPVHAAEERTVGPSLGKDSIRQGIISFVVGGALVVVFMIVYYKVAGVLADFALVLNVLFLLAVLAALGATLTLPGIAGMVLTLGMAVDANVLINERMREEMRLGKTARAVIEAGYERALPAILDSNVTTFLSGIILFQFGSGPVKGFAVTLCIGLVTTVFTAVVATRVVYDYLLSQRRLQNVSV; from the coding sequence ATGCGTATGGGGCTGGTCGCGGCCCTGATGGTGCTCGCGGCCGTGTTGTTGGTGCCGACCTACTTCGGCGGCAAGCCCGAGGGTTGGCCCGACTTCCTGCCGGGACCAATCCGGCTTGGGTTGGACCTGCAGGGTGGCACGCACCTCGTCTACACGGTGGACGTCGACAAGGCGATCAGCAATCACCTCGAACGCGCCGCCGAGGATCTCAAGAACGAGGCCAAGAGCGAGCAGATCGGACTCAGCAGTGTCACTACGCAGGGCGGTATGGTCACCGCGCAATTGAGCGACCCGGCCAAGCGCGACGCGCTGGAGAAGGTGATCTCGGAGCGCTTCCCCAACCTCTCGTTGGTCACGGAAGGCGACAGTTCAGCCGTGCGTACCAAGATGACCCCGGCGAGCATCCGCGAGATTCGCGACGGTGCGCTCGATCAATCGCTGGAGATCATCCGCAACCGCGTCGACCAGTTCGGCGTCGCCGAGCCGATCGTGCAGCGCCAGGGCGCGCAGGACATCTTGGTGCAGTTGCCCGGCATCCAGGATCCGGAGCGAGCCAAGGCGCTGATCGGCAAGACCGCGGCGCTGGAGTTCAAGCTCGTGGCCAAAGACGGTGACAGCGCCAACCCCGGGCTGATCACGGTGGCCGGGCGCGAGCTCGATCGTGCCACCGGGCGGGTGACGCGCACCGAGTACAAGCTCGAGCCGCGCACCCTGATGGGCGGCGACATCATTTCCAACGCCCGGCCACGCCCGGCCACCCAGCTCGATGCCCCGTACGTCGAGGTCGACCTCAACGCCCGCGGCGCCAAGATCTTCGAGGACGTTACCGGCGCCAACGTCGGGCGCCGGCTGGCGATCATGCTCGACGGCGTGGTGCAATCGGCGCCGGTGATTCAAGAGCGCATCGGCGGCGGGCGGGCGCGGATCACCGGCAGTTTCGATTTCAAGGAAGCACGTGATCTGGCGCTGGTGCTGCGTACCGGCGCGCTGCCGGCGCCGGTGCACGCGGCGGAGGAACGCACGGTCGGGCCGTCGCTGGGGAAGGATTCGATCCGCCAGGGAATCATTTCCTTCGTCGTCGGCGGCGCGTTGGTGGTGGTGTTCATGATCGTCTACTACAAGGTCGCCGGCGTGCTGGCTGATTTTGCGCTGGTGCTCAACGTGTTGTTCCTGCTGGCCGTGCTGGCCGCCCTCGGCGCCACGCTGACCTTGCCGGGCATCGCCGGCATGGTGTTGACCCTGGGCATGGCCGTGGATGCCAACGTCTTGATCAACGAACGCATGCGCGAGGAGATGCGCTTGGGTAAGACCGCCCGCGCGGTGATCGAGGCCGGCTACGAGCGCGCCTTGCCGGCCATCCTCGACTCCAACGTCACGACCTTCTTGTCTGGAATCATCCTCTTCCAATTCGGCTCCGGACCCGTGAAAGGGTTCGCGGTGACCTTGTGTATCGGCCTGGTGACAACAGTGTTCACGGCCGTCGTCGCCACGCGGGTGGTCTATGATTACCTACTCAGCCAGCGCCGTCTGCAGAACGTGAGTGTATAA
- the tgt gene encoding tRNA guanosine(34) transglycosylase Tgt, with translation MSGAAVAEQVANPWFAVSDTSAGSSARRATLITPHGVVETPNFMPVATLATVKGVTPAQLSEVGAQIVLANAYHLALRPGVATIEELGGLHRFMGWSGPILTDSGGYQVFSLAALRRVTDDGVDFRSHIDGAQMVLRPEDVVALQVRLGVDIMMPLDECLPAPASRAEAERAMARTLRWAQRSQQVAREDGQVLFGIVQGGVFEDLRRHCVAELVALGFPGYAVGGLSVGEEIAMTREVAAATAAAVPAAAPRYLMGVGRPEDLIRFVAMGYDLFDCVLPTRNGRNGMLFTWDGSMNIRLARYARDPEPVDASCSCYGCRTFSRAYLRHLAASGEMLGPQLNSLHNLHFYLTLMRRMRAAIAGGTFEPWAAAAIARMEAGAES, from the coding sequence ATGTCAGGGGCCGCTGTGGCGGAACAGGTTGCCAACCCGTGGTTCGCCGTCAGCGACACGAGCGCCGGCAGCAGCGCCCGCCGTGCGACGTTGATAACGCCCCACGGCGTCGTCGAAACGCCGAACTTCATGCCGGTGGCGACGCTGGCAACGGTCAAGGGCGTAACCCCGGCGCAGCTCAGCGAGGTTGGTGCCCAGATAGTGCTGGCCAACGCTTATCATCTGGCGCTGCGCCCGGGCGTGGCCACAATCGAGGAACTCGGCGGCCTGCACCGATTCATGGGCTGGTCCGGCCCGATCTTGACCGACAGCGGCGGCTATCAGGTGTTCAGCCTGGCGGCCCTACGCCGGGTGACGGATGACGGGGTCGATTTCCGTTCGCATATCGATGGTGCGCAGATGGTCCTGCGTCCGGAAGACGTGGTGGCGTTGCAGGTGCGCTTGGGGGTCGACATCATGATGCCCTTGGATGAATGCCTGCCGGCCCCCGCCAGTCGCGCCGAGGCCGAGCGCGCCATGGCGCGCACCTTGCGCTGGGCCCAGCGCTCGCAGCAGGTGGCGCGGGAGGACGGGCAGGTGCTGTTCGGCATCGTCCAGGGCGGCGTGTTCGAGGATCTGCGCCGGCACTGCGTCGCGGAACTTGTCGCGCTCGGCTTTCCAGGCTATGCCGTGGGCGGCTTGAGCGTGGGAGAAGAGATCGCAATGACCCGTGAGGTGGCTGCCGCCACTGCCGCTGCCGTGCCGGCCGCGGCGCCCCGCTACCTGATGGGTGTGGGAAGGCCGGAGGATCTCATTCGCTTCGTCGCCATGGGCTACGACCTGTTCGACTGCGTGCTGCCGACGCGTAACGGCCGCAACGGCATGCTGTTCACTTGGGACGGGTCGATGAATATCCGCCTGGCGCGTTACGCGCGTGATCCCGAGCCGGTGGACGCCAGTTGCAGCTGTTACGGTTGCCGGACGTTCTCGCGCGCCTATCTGCGCCATCTCGCCGCCAGCGGCGAGATGCTCGGGCCGCAGCTCAATTCGCTGCACAACCTGCACTTCTATCTCACGCTGATGCGCCGGATGCGGGCGGCGATTGCCGGCGGTACTTTCGAGCCGTGGGCGGCGGCAGCCATTGCCCGCATGGAAGCAGGAGCCGAGTCATGA
- the recJ gene encoding single-stranded-DNA-specific exonuclease RecJ produces the protein MARRWLLAARRPEVETALASELGVSPLLARLLVNRELTTPAAATAFLSAKLAEHLRSPMLFRDMARAAERVVVALRAGEQVGIYGDYDVDGISGSAVLLTFLRALGHEPLLHIPHRLRDGYGVTEPGVRRLAEQGARLMITVDCGAVAHREVALASELGMEVIVCDHHQVSGTRLPAYAVLNPIEPDGGFPFAGLCGAGVAFYLALGVRMCLREAGVEALPDLRRYLDLVTLGTIADIVPLLEENRVLVKHGLRELAQSSRPGIMALKTVSGVGRVTTGTVGFRLAPRLNAGGRLADAVRSVELLTTADAGRAEQLAQALDQENRARQAIEIEILTDAVERIESRGDADRCSIVLASPEWHPGVIGIVASRLVERYYRPTLLIALNQQTGIGRGSGRSIRHFNLHEAVKACGGVLEGFGGHRMAVGLSIRRERVEEFAELFEQAVRANTRAEHFTPEIAVDAELALCDIDDAVLADLEQLEPFGMGNPEPIFCTRAVTVLSRRIVGEKHLKLYLKHGERALPAIGFGMANRDIADAGTIDILYSPAMDEWNGNTSLQLRLRDLRPARA, from the coding sequence ATGGCCCGGCGCTGGTTGCTGGCTGCGCGCCGGCCCGAGGTCGAAACCGCGCTCGCCAGTGAACTCGGAGTCTCGCCGCTGCTGGCGCGGCTGCTGGTCAACCGTGAGCTGACCACACCGGCAGCGGCAACCGCGTTTCTCAGCGCCAAGCTGGCCGAGCATCTGCGTTCGCCAATGCTCTTCCGCGACATGGCACGCGCCGCCGAGCGGGTGGTCGTGGCCCTGCGCGCGGGCGAGCAGGTCGGCATTTACGGCGACTACGACGTCGATGGCATCAGCGGCAGCGCGGTCCTGCTCACCTTTCTGCGTGCACTCGGGCACGAGCCGCTGCTGCACATCCCACACCGCTTGCGCGATGGCTATGGCGTGACCGAGCCGGGCGTACGGCGACTGGCGGAGCAGGGGGCGCGGCTGATGATAACGGTTGACTGCGGCGCCGTAGCCCACCGCGAGGTGGCGCTGGCAAGCGAGTTGGGCATGGAGGTGATCGTCTGCGACCATCACCAGGTGTCCGGTACGCGGCTGCCGGCTTATGCCGTGCTCAACCCGATCGAGCCCGACGGCGGCTTTCCGTTTGCCGGACTTTGCGGCGCGGGCGTGGCGTTCTATCTCGCCCTGGGCGTGCGTATGTGCCTGCGGGAGGCCGGGGTGGAAGCGCTGCCCGATCTGCGCCGCTACCTCGACCTGGTGACGCTCGGAACCATTGCCGACATCGTTCCCTTGCTCGAAGAGAATCGTGTGCTGGTGAAGCACGGCTTGCGCGAACTCGCGCAGTCGAGCCGGCCGGGGATCATGGCGCTGAAGACTGTCAGCGGGGTAGGGCGAGTAACGACCGGCACAGTCGGATTTCGCCTCGCCCCCAGGCTCAACGCCGGCGGCCGCTTAGCCGACGCGGTGCGCTCGGTGGAGTTGCTGACGACCGCGGATGCCGGCCGCGCCGAGCAGTTGGCGCAGGCGCTGGACCAGGAAAATCGCGCGCGCCAAGCCATTGAGATCGAGATCCTGACCGACGCGGTCGAGCGTATCGAGTCCCGGGGCGACGCCGATCGTTGCAGCATCGTGCTGGCCTCGCCCGAGTGGCATCCGGGGGTGATCGGCATCGTCGCCTCGCGCCTGGTCGAGCGCTACTACCGGCCGACGTTGTTGATTGCGCTCAACCAGCAGACCGGCATCGGCCGGGGCTCGGGGCGCAGTATTCGCCACTTCAACTTGCACGAAGCGGTCAAGGCCTGTGGCGGCGTGCTCGAAGGCTTCGGCGGACACCGCATGGCCGTGGGCTTGAGCATTCGGCGCGAGCGGGTAGAGGAGTTCGCCGAGTTGTTCGAGCAGGCGGTAAGGGCGAACACGCGCGCCGAGCACTTCACCCCGGAAATCGCGGTCGATGCCGAATTGGCCCTGTGCGACATCGACGATGCGGTGCTGGCCGACCTCGAACAATTGGAGCCCTTCGGCATGGGGAATCCGGAGCCGATTTTTTGCACCCGGGCAGTGACCGTGCTGTCGCGTCGCATCGTCGGCGAGAAGCATCTCAAACTCTACCTCAAGCACGGCGAGCGCGCGCTGCCGGCAATCGGTTTTGGCATGGCCAACCGAGATATTGCCGATGCCGGCACCATCGACATTCTCTACTCGCCGGCGATGGACGAGTGGAACGGCAACACGAGCCTCCAACTGCGGCTGCGCGATCTGCGCCCGGCGCGGGCGTGA
- the secF gene encoding protein translocase subunit SecF encodes MELIKPGTTIDFVGKRFSAMAFSGVLILASLATLAWRGGPNYGVDFSGGTVMHVRFAAPPAIGDVRGALASVEFGDVTIQDFGSPGEFLVRLPLSGVETGAASKPVADALAAKFGAGQVEVLRVESVGPRVGKDLRQKAILAVVASTIMMGIYLWLRFQLRFGIGAAVALIHDVTITVGALALLNYEFDLTIVAALLTVVGFSVNDTVIVSDRIRENMRKSRRESLASIVNSSINETLSRTILTTGTAVLVILALFFLGGSVIHGFAYALLVGFLVGTYSSIFVASPVVLAFETGARGRSSKR; translated from the coding sequence ATGGAATTGATCAAACCTGGCACCACAATCGACTTCGTCGGCAAGCGCTTCTCCGCCATGGCCTTTTCCGGCGTGCTGATCCTGGCCTCGCTGGCAACCCTGGCGTGGCGCGGGGGACCGAACTACGGGGTCGACTTCTCCGGTGGTACGGTTATGCACGTGCGCTTTGCCGCGCCGCCGGCAATCGGCGACGTCCGCGGAGCGCTCGCTAGCGTCGAGTTCGGCGACGTCACCATTCAGGATTTCGGCAGCCCGGGTGAATTTCTAGTGCGCTTGCCGCTCAGCGGCGTGGAGACCGGGGCAGCGTCGAAACCGGTGGCCGATGCGCTGGCGGCCAAGTTCGGCGCCGGGCAAGTCGAGGTCCTACGCGTCGAATCGGTCGGCCCCCGGGTCGGCAAGGACTTGCGGCAGAAGGCGATCCTCGCGGTGGTGGCTTCGACGATTATGATGGGAATCTACCTCTGGTTGCGCTTCCAGCTGCGCTTCGGCATCGGCGCCGCGGTGGCGTTGATCCACGATGTGACCATCACGGTTGGGGCGCTGGCGCTGCTCAACTACGAGTTCGACCTGACGATTGTGGCGGCGCTGTTGACCGTGGTCGGCTTCTCGGTCAACGACACGGTGATTGTGTCCGACCGCATCCGGGAGAACATGCGCAAGAGCCGGCGCGAAAGCTTGGCGTCGATCGTCAATAGCAGCATCAACGAGACGCTTAGCCGCACAATCCTGACCACTGGCACGGCGGTGCTGGTAATCTTGGCTTTGTTCTTCCTCGGCGGCAGTGTGATCCACGGGTTCGCCTACGCCCTGCTGGTCGGCTTCCTCGTCGGCACCTATTCGTCGATTTTTGTCGCCAGCCCGGTTGTCCTCGCCTTTGAAACCGGCGCGCGCGGGCGTAGCAGCAAGCGCTAG
- the yajC gene encoding preprotein translocase subunit YajC: protein MIGTAWAQAGPGGAPPALVSFAPLVLVFVVFYFLLIRPQQQKAKEHRRMLDNLKRNDEVVTSGGLYGRVMTLDPRVVTLEIAPNVRVRIDRQQISSLAKAGKDEPKPKEKEENK, encoded by the coding sequence ATGATTGGAACAGCGTGGGCGCAAGCCGGGCCCGGCGGTGCGCCGCCGGCGCTGGTCAGCTTCGCCCCCTTGGTGCTGGTGTTCGTCGTCTTCTACTTCCTGCTGATCCGACCGCAGCAGCAGAAAGCGAAGGAGCATCGCCGCATGCTCGATAACCTCAAACGCAATGATGAGGTAGTTACCAGCGGGGGCTTGTACGGCCGCGTCATGACCCTCGATCCGCGGGTGGTCACCTTGGAGATCGCCCCCAACGTGCGCGTGCGGATTGACCGCCAGCAGATCAGCTCACTGGCGAAGGCCGGCAAGGATGAGCCCAAGCCGAAAGAGAAGGAAGAAAACAAGTGA